A DNA window from Hordeum vulgare subsp. vulgare chromosome 1H, MorexV3_pseudomolecules_assembly, whole genome shotgun sequence contains the following coding sequences:
- the LOC123407334 gene encoding pentatricopeptide repeat-containing protein At1g11900, with product MLPLIRRLPTAPSRLAALALRRPHHRAAATTPTTTPAIPSSRLAGSPPAESPAADQGSELEPRPDPLDRDWGSTLSVADLTEVAGILRRLRDEQISLGLGTFNLLLKRACEADDFALFAKVFRHLLLSKAAPDLTSYMCVARAIGGLDDSELLLGFVREVLEITNGRGPTVANRIVFAVGTYGHLDKCLIVFEELKKDRRCLDVVTFNTVLDMLGKVGRVDEMLCEVKLMEELGISPDIVTYNTVINCLRRLGRLGLCKSFAREMFERGISPDLRTYTALIDCFGRAGHIADALEAFEQMKKSHQPSIYVYRALISDMKKAGRFELAEKLADEMNSSAPDLLGPEDFRQKSKGGRVRNSSR from the coding sequence ATGCTCCCCCTAATACGCCGCCTCCCTACCGCTCCTTCCCGCCTAGCCGCCCTCGCACTCCGCCGACCACACCATCGAGCTGCGGCGACGACGCCGACAACGACACCCGCGATACCCTCCTCCCGTCTTGCGGGCTCGCCGCCCGCAGAGAGTCCAGCGGCGGATCAGGGGAGCGAGTTGGAGCCCCGACCCGACCCCCTCGACCGGGACTGGGGCTCGACGCTGTCCGTAGCGGACCTCACAGAGGTTGCCGGGATCCTCCGGCGGTTGCGCGACGAGCAGATCAGTCTGGGCCTGGGCACCTTCAATCTGCTGCTGAAGCGAGCGTGCGAAGCGGACGACTTCGCGCTCTTCGCCAAGGTATTCAGACACTTGCTGCTCTCCAAAGCTGCTCCCGACTTGACTTCCTACATGTGTGTCGCCAGGGCCATTGGGGGTCTAGATGACTCTGAACTGTTACTCGGGTTTGTGAGAGAGGTATTGGAGATCACAAACGGCAGAGGTCCCACGGTGGCGAATCGCATTGTTTTCGCCGTGGGTACATACGGGCACCTCGATAAATGCTTGATCGTTTTCGAGGAGCTGAAGAAAGATAGGAGATGCTTGGATGTTGTCACCTTCAACACTGTCTTGGACATGCTTGGAAAAGTTGGTCGGGTGGACGAAATGCTTTGTGAGGTGAAGCTGATGGAGGAGCTTGGCATTTCTCCTGACATCGTGACGTATAATACGGTGATTAACTGCTTGCGGAGGCTTGGAAGATTGGGTCTGTGCAAAAGCTTTGCAAGAGAGATGTTTGAGAGAGGCATCAGTCCTGATTTGAGAACGTATACCGCACTAATTGATTGTTTTGGAAGGGCAGGCCATATTGCTGACGCCCTCGAGGCGTTTGAGCAGATGAAGAAGTCGCACCAACCTTCGATATATGTCTATCGTGCACTGATCAGTGACATGAAAAAAGCCGGGCGGTTTGAGCTAGCAGAAAAGCTCGCTGATGAGATGAATTCAAGTGCGCCTGATTTATTAGGTCCTGAAGATTTCAGGCAGAAGTCCAAGGGAGGAAGGGTTAGGAACAGCAGCAGGTAA